The following coding sequences lie in one Halorhabdus rudnickae genomic window:
- a CDS encoding maltose acetyltransferase domain-containing protein, protein MASEKQKMLRGELYDASDPELVTERERARELVATYNRTAPDATDDRRALLGELFGSGGEMAHVEAPIRVDYGYNIEVEAGFEANFGCVFLDVRSITFGANCLLGPGVHCYTATHPVDPDARAEGLESGEPITVGENVWIGGQAVLSPGVTVGNGAVIAAGAVVVEDVPARTVVAGNPATVVRELD, encoded by the coding sequence ATGGCATCCGAGAAGCAGAAGATGCTCCGCGGCGAACTGTACGACGCCTCGGACCCGGAGCTGGTCACAGAACGCGAACGTGCCCGGGAACTCGTCGCGACGTACAATCGTACTGCGCCTGACGCGACCGACGACCGACGGGCGCTACTCGGGGAACTGTTCGGTTCGGGCGGTGAGATGGCACACGTCGAGGCCCCGATCCGGGTCGACTACGGCTACAATATCGAAGTTGAGGCGGGGTTCGAGGCGAACTTCGGCTGTGTCTTTCTGGACGTCCGATCGATTACCTTCGGCGCAAACTGTCTGCTCGGTCCCGGGGTCCACTGCTATACGGCGACGCATCCTGTCGATCCGGACGCACGGGCTGAGGGCCTAGAGTCGGGAGAGCCCATCACCGTCGGCGAGAACGTCTGGATCGGCGGGCAAGCCGTCCTCTCCCCGGGCGTGACCGTCGGCAACGGCGCCGTGATCGCCGCCGGGGCCGTCGTCGTCGAAGACGTGCCGGCCCGGACGGTCGTGGCTGGCAATCCGGCCACGGTCGTTCGCGAACTCGACTGA
- a CDS encoding YqaA family protein: MLGPGGDFLAWLYTVLEDSVRQARGPPGLVIIAIYSFLIAFLLPLPSEIVLAPAGQMQLGLPYDLTLAMIVLVSGFGKAVGSVFAFHIGQEAKEYGPLVRRIKQSRFDLIEWSERKTVQLARQYGYVGLALALSVPFFPDTISIYAFTILEKDYTKFALATFAGSVGRLLVTIGVLGGAFVLF, translated from the coding sequence CTGCTCGGTCCCGGAGGTGACTTCCTGGCCTGGCTCTACACCGTCCTCGAGGACTCGGTCCGCCAAGCGAGGGGGCCGCCCGGGCTGGTCATCATCGCGATCTACTCGTTTTTGATCGCGTTCCTCCTCCCTCTCCCCAGCGAGATCGTCCTCGCGCCCGCCGGGCAGATGCAACTGGGATTACCGTACGATCTGACGCTCGCGATGATCGTCTTGGTCAGCGGGTTCGGCAAGGCCGTCGGGAGCGTCTTCGCGTTTCACATCGGCCAGGAGGCCAAGGAGTACGGTCCGCTCGTCAGACGCATCAAGCAGTCCCGGTTCGACTTGATCGAGTGGTCCGAGCGCAAGACAGTCCAACTCGCTCGCCAGTACGGCTATGTCGGTCTCGCGTTGGCCCTGTCGGTCCCGTTTTTCCCCGACACGATCTCGATTTATGCCTTTACCATCCTTGAGAAAGATTACACCAAGTTCGCGCTTGCAACCTTCGCGGGCAGCGTCGGCCGCCTCCTCGTGACGATCGGCGTCTTGGGCGGGGCGTTCGTGCTGTTTTGA
- the mfnA gene encoding tyrosine decarboxylase MfnA translates to MQRAEPQAFERVLSSMCTVPHPAAREAAERFLATNPGDPGTYQTVADLEREAVDILGEVAGLDDPAGYITSGGTEANIQAVRIARNRAETDDPNVVVPESAHFSFRKAAEMLGVDIRQVPTTDHRADVDATADIIDDDTVGVVGVAGTTEYGHVDPIPALADLAEDAGAIMHVDAAFGGFFLPFSDFAWDFEDAAIDTMTIDPHKAGQAAVPAGGFLARSTDYLDELTIDTPYLESESQFTLTGTRSGAGVASAVAAMEALWPTGYRDQYHTSMDNAHWLADRLAERGYRVVGPELPLIAADVSLELVNQLRGRGWRVTKTGSGEMRIVCMPHVTRSMLRSFVADLDWY, encoded by the coding sequence ATGCAGCGGGCCGAGCCGCAGGCGTTCGAACGTGTCCTCTCCTCAATGTGCACTGTCCCACATCCCGCGGCCCGCGAGGCGGCCGAACGCTTCCTCGCGACCAACCCTGGCGATCCGGGGACCTATCAGACGGTCGCCGACCTCGAACGCGAGGCAGTCGACATCCTCGGCGAGGTCGCCGGACTTGACGATCCGGCCGGGTACATCACCAGCGGTGGCACCGAGGCGAACATCCAGGCCGTCCGCATCGCGCGTAACCGCGCCGAGACGGACGATCCGAACGTCGTCGTGCCCGAGAGCGCTCACTTCAGCTTCCGGAAGGCCGCCGAGATGCTCGGCGTCGACATCCGGCAGGTTCCGACGACCGACCATCGTGCCGATGTCGACGCCACGGCCGACATCATCGACGACGACACAGTCGGGGTGGTCGGCGTCGCCGGGACGACCGAGTACGGACACGTCGATCCGATCCCCGCACTGGCCGATCTGGCCGAGGACGCTGGGGCGATCATGCACGTCGACGCCGCCTTCGGTGGCTTTTTCCTGCCCTTTTCGGACTTCGCGTGGGACTTCGAGGACGCCGCCATCGACACGATGACGATCGATCCCCACAAGGCCGGACAGGCAGCGGTCCCGGCCGGTGGCTTTCTCGCCCGTTCGACGGACTACTTAGACGAGTTGACGATCGACACGCCCTATCTCGAGTCCGAGTCGCAGTTCACGCTGACGGGAACCCGCAGCGGGGCCGGCGTCGCGAGCGCCGTCGCGGCGATGGAGGCGCTGTGGCCGACGGGATATCGCGACCAGTATCACACCTCGATGGACAACGCTCACTGGCTGGCTGATCGCCTCGCCGAACGGGGCTATCGCGTCGTCGGGCCGGAACTGCCACTGATCGCGGCCGACGTCTCGCTGGAACTGGTCAATCAGCTCCGCGGTCGGGGGTGGCGCGTCACCAAAACGGGATCGGGTGAGATGCGCATCGTCTGTATGCCCCATGTGACGCGTTCGATGCTGCGGTCGTTCGTCGCCGACCTCGACTGGTACTGA
- a CDS encoding PhzF family phenazine biosynthesis protein: MTDYERREVHLVDAFTAESFAGNPAGVVPEGDGLEADQMRAIAAEIGASETVFVRESEDADRQLRYFTPEQEVDLCGHATVAAYARLFEQAVLDAGEYTVATGAGEVTVEIESDGTVWLEGAAPSVSVVDIDYGELADLLGLTETAFAGVGEDLPVARASTGMPFLIVPINYFEQLGDITPDFGAIADRCGAEGAVGIYAFTFDTLDRESTVHGRLFAPSLGVNEDPVTGTASGAVGAYLRRFSGVEGTEYRCEQGDFLDRPGRVRVRTGDAIRVGGRAVTTMSGEIAVPESEDGEIIEA, encoded by the coding sequence ATGACAGACTACGAGCGACGCGAGGTACACCTCGTCGACGCGTTCACGGCCGAGTCCTTCGCGGGCAACCCCGCAGGCGTCGTCCCCGAGGGCGACGGTCTCGAAGCCGACCAGATGCGGGCGATAGCCGCGGAAATCGGGGCCAGTGAGACGGTTTTCGTCCGGGAGAGTGAAGACGCCGATCGCCAACTGCGATACTTCACCCCCGAACAGGAGGTCGATCTCTGTGGCCACGCGACGGTCGCCGCCTACGCCCGCCTGTTCGAGCAAGCGGTCCTTGATGCCGGGGAGTACACCGTCGCGACGGGTGCTGGTGAGGTAACAGTCGAAATCGAATCTGACGGGACAGTCTGGCTCGAAGGCGCAGCACCGTCAGTAAGCGTAGTCGACATCGACTACGGCGAACTCGCGGACTTGCTCGGCCTGACCGAGACTGCCTTCGCGGGCGTCGGCGAGGACCTGCCGGTCGCCCGCGCTTCGACCGGGATGCCGTTCCTGATCGTCCCCATCAACTACTTCGAGCAGCTGGGCGACATCACGCCGGACTTCGGCGCGATCGCGGATCGCTGTGGGGCCGAGGGGGCTGTCGGTATCTATGCGTTCACGTTCGACACGCTGGATCGTGAGTCGACGGTCCACGGTCGGCTGTTTGCCCCGTCGCTGGGCGTCAACGAGGATCCGGTGACTGGGACTGCAAGCGGTGCCGTCGGCGCGTACCTCCGTCGCTTCAGCGGGGTCGAGGGAACGGAATACCGGTGTGAACAGGGAGACTTTCTCGATCGGCCGGGGCGCGTCCGCGTTCGAACCGGGGACGCGATCCGCGTCGGCGGCCGGGCAGTAACGACGATGAGCGGCGAAATCGCTGTCCCGGAGTCAGAAGACGGCGAGATCATCGAGGCCTGA
- a CDS encoding alpha/beta fold hydrolase, protein MGTRRRFLQVCVALSGVTLAGCSESDDGTSTATGTTTVTGETLETRSREFVAGLAAGEYDRLVETSPFTAELAAQLDAGRLEQIWTDKTVTIGQFVEIMAVESGRVQGYHVVDVVVRFTAGRRIVRLSYTDGGEIAGLFVRRPAPEASYSPPEYVEESAFAEHDQSVQATDDCSLPAKLTLPAGEQSVPGVVLVHGSGPNDMDETIGPNKPFKDLAWGLASRGVAALRYDKRTYACDIDRATLTLDEKTTDDALTALDVLRAHPRVDPSRTVVVGHSIGGMVAPRIADRDDAIAGAVMLSANARPLLDVIPAQYEYLFRLDGELDDAEAAQLEEVERTVDRARSLDIEDGEVVLGLGGQPFWRTIQEYDQVATAEALDVPLAIFQGERDYQVTMEDFERWRDALSDRENVSFRSYPALNHLFMSGEGQPVPAEYFQPNNVDHAVVEDVADRVLDMTDTGT, encoded by the coding sequence ATGGGAACCCGCCGACGCTTCCTCCAGGTGTGTGTCGCCCTCTCCGGCGTCACCCTTGCCGGTTGTTCAGAATCGGACGACGGAACGTCGACCGCCACTGGAACGACGACCGTCACTGGGGAGACTCTGGAAACGCGAAGCCGCGAGTTCGTCGCTGGGCTGGCTGCCGGAGAGTACGATCGACTGGTCGAGACCTCCCCGTTCACTGCGGAACTGGCGGCCCAGCTCGACGCGGGACGACTCGAACAGATCTGGACGGACAAGACGGTCACAATCGGCCAGTTCGTCGAGATCATGGCTGTCGAGTCCGGCCGAGTACAGGGGTATCACGTCGTCGACGTTGTCGTCCGGTTCACTGCGGGCCGGCGGATCGTCAGACTGTCGTACACGGACGGTGGCGAGATAGCCGGCCTGTTCGTCAGACGCCCCGCTCCCGAGGCCTCGTACTCGCCGCCCGAGTACGTCGAGGAATCGGCGTTCGCAGAGCACGATCAGTCCGTCCAGGCGACCGACGACTGTTCGCTCCCGGCGAAACTCACACTCCCCGCGGGCGAGCAATCGGTTCCCGGCGTCGTCCTCGTTCACGGCTCCGGTCCCAACGATATGGACGAGACGATCGGGCCGAACAAGCCCTTCAAGGACCTCGCGTGGGGGCTTGCGAGTCGAGGTGTCGCAGCCCTCCGGTACGACAAACGGACCTACGCCTGTGACATCGACCGGGCCACGCTCACGCTCGACGAGAAGACCACTGACGACGCCCTGACAGCACTCGACGTACTGCGTGCTCACCCTCGTGTCGACCCGTCCCGGACGGTCGTCGTGGGACACAGCATCGGCGGGATGGTGGCACCGCGGATCGCCGACCGCGACGACGCGATCGCGGGCGCAGTCATGCTTTCGGCCAACGCCCGCCCACTGCTAGACGTGATCCCCGCCCAGTACGAGTACCTGTTCCGGCTTGACGGGGAACTCGACGACGCGGAGGCGGCGCAACTTGAGGAGGTCGAGCGAACCGTCGATCGGGCCCGGTCGCTGGATATCGAGGACGGCGAGGTCGTCCTCGGACTGGGCGGGCAGCCGTTCTGGCGAACCATCCAGGAGTACGACCAGGTGGCGACTGCCGAGGCCCTCGACGTACCGTTGGCCATCTTCCAGGGCGAACGTGACTATCAGGTCACGATGGAGGACTTCGAACGCTGGCGGGACGCCCTGAGTGATCGCGAGAACGTGTCGTTCAGGTCTTATCCCGCACTGAACCACTTGTTCATGTCGGGCGAGGGCCAGCCCGTGCCGGCGGAGTACTTCCAGCCGAACAACGTCGACCATGCGGTCGTCGAGGACGTGGCCGATCGCGTTCTGGATATGACTGACACTGGAACGTGA
- a CDS encoding phosphoribosyltransferase, protein MADLPDEFPCTITNWEYIYGLCRDVSDDVKADDFEPDVVVALARGGWFAGRILCDFLGLDDLTSLKIEHYVGTAAKADEPEVRYPMPEGSVEGKDVLIIDDIADTGQSIEHATEYVQDRDPNAVRTATLQLLQTSEVEPDFVGERLEEWTWVVYPWNFIEDMIDLIESVMEKADADRFSEDDVRSLLRSYHGIERMEMEIAQPDRMEEVLTEMERRDVIEDIGEGTWRLL, encoded by the coding sequence ATGGCCGATCTGCCAGACGAGTTCCCCTGTACGATCACTAACTGGGAGTACATCTACGGCCTCTGCCGGGACGTCAGCGACGACGTGAAGGCTGACGACTTCGAGCCAGACGTCGTCGTCGCGCTGGCTCGCGGGGGCTGGTTCGCCGGGCGGATCCTGTGTGACTTCCTCGGGCTGGACGACCTGACGAGCCTCAAGATCGAACACTACGTCGGCACCGCCGCCAAGGCCGACGAGCCGGAGGTCCGCTATCCCATGCCCGAGGGCTCGGTCGAGGGCAAGGACGTCCTGATCATCGACGACATCGCCGACACCGGCCAGTCGATCGAACACGCCACCGAGTACGTCCAGGATCGGGATCCCAACGCCGTCCGGACTGCCACGCTACAGCTACTCCAGACCAGTGAGGTCGAACCGGACTTCGTCGGCGAACGGCTCGAGGAGTGGACCTGGGTCGTCTACCCCTGGAACTTCATCGAGGACATGATCGACCTGATCGAAAGCGTCATGGAGAAAGCCGACGCCGACCGGTTCAGCGAAGACGACGTCCGCTCGCTGCTGCGCTCCTATCACGGGATCGAACGCATGGAGATGGAGATCGCCCAGCCCGACCGCATGGAGGAAGTGCTGACGGAGATGGAACGCCGGGACGTGATCGAGGACATCGGCGAGGGCACCTGGCGACTGCTCTGA
- a CDS encoding AEC family transporter — protein MSAISIDGLIGIFATAILPIVAIAAVGFALGRTRDVDAGPLNTITIYVLVPALVFHTLVTTPLSGATVLLVAVGVIAFTTAMIVIAGGTGRLAGRTEPLLGAFVLAAAFSNGGNFGIPLSEFAFGATGRSTAVLYAAVQGVLLYTVGTYVAARGSGGAFAGVKRAAKIPLVYAVVVALAVRWLGLAPPVDSGAMSTLQLVGDSSIPVMLLILGIQLSGTNYGAALRGVLVPNALKLAVAPVVGAAIAILFSSTLVPIGFENQTVARVFVLECAAPSAVTPIILVGEFSEHGDGPISPPEFASTAILTSTLLSIPILTVLIALLRAGVIV, from the coding sequence GTGTCTGCCATCTCGATCGACGGACTGATTGGGATCTTCGCGACCGCCATCCTGCCGATCGTCGCCATTGCGGCCGTCGGCTTCGCACTGGGACGGACCAGGGACGTTGATGCCGGGCCGCTGAACACGATTACCATCTACGTGCTGGTGCCGGCACTGGTCTTTCACACACTCGTGACGACGCCGTTGAGCGGCGCGACTGTCCTGCTGGTCGCCGTCGGCGTCATCGCGTTCACCACGGCGATGATCGTCATTGCCGGTGGCACGGGCCGGCTCGCCGGTCGCACCGAACCGTTGCTTGGCGCGTTCGTCCTCGCTGCGGCGTTCTCGAACGGAGGGAACTTCGGCATCCCGCTCTCGGAGTTCGCCTTCGGTGCGACCGGTCGAAGCACGGCCGTCCTCTACGCGGCCGTTCAGGGAGTACTGCTGTACACGGTCGGCACCTACGTCGCCGCCCGCGGCAGTGGCGGCGCGTTCGCGGGCGTGAAACGCGCGGCCAAGATCCCCCTGGTCTACGCTGTCGTCGTCGCGCTGGCCGTCCGCTGGCTCGGCCTCGCTCCGCCGGTTGATTCGGGGGCCATGTCGACACTACAGCTAGTCGGGGACTCCTCAATCCCGGTCATGCTGCTCATCCTCGGCATCCAGCTGTCAGGGACGAACTACGGAGCAGCCCTCCGGGGCGTGCTCGTTCCCAACGCGCTGAAACTCGCCGTCGCACCGGTGGTCGGTGCGGCGATCGCAATTCTGTTCAGCTCGACGCTCGTTCCAATCGGCTTCGAAAACCAGACCGTCGCCCGGGTGTTTGTCCTTGAGTGTGCCGCCCCCTCGGCGGTGACGCCGATCATCCTCGTCGGCGAGTTCAGCGAACACGGGGACGGGCCTATCTCACCCCCCGAATTCGCCAGTACAGCGATCCTGACCTCCACGCTGTTGAGTATCCCGATACTGACGGTACTGATCGCGCTGCTGCGGGCCGGCGTGATCGTCTAG
- a CDS encoding segregation and condensation protein A, translated as MSDEVPLDITGHEGRERPDGGTEIVQDTGLGTGEPSIGGPDGDDVEPVEVLVGLAEDGEIDPWDIDVVRVTDKFLDRLDDADLRTSGRALFYASVLLRMKSDALLEDDGEEQPVPEMEPDPFAAQPGEGAGADPFEALEDEMDRRLERKRARGTPQTLDELVRELREAERDSWWKESREYDTSDSPRGFQRGTQELDYHANDDFRADSEPTAADVTDRTHGEDIEELVESVASCLETHYEAGRDEVLFAEVDDVGGSRVETYLGILFLTDQGRVTLQQDQWFGDLWLRDPDAPETPEPAGNG; from the coding sequence ATGAGCGACGAGGTTCCACTCGACATCACCGGTCATGAGGGTCGCGAGCGCCCCGACGGCGGCACCGAGATCGTCCAGGATACCGGCCTCGGAACGGGCGAACCGTCGATCGGCGGACCGGACGGAGACGACGTTGAACCGGTCGAGGTGCTGGTCGGCTTAGCCGAGGACGGCGAGATCGATCCCTGGGACATCGATGTCGTCCGCGTGACCGACAAGTTCCTCGATCGGCTCGACGATGCCGACCTCAGAACGTCCGGACGGGCGCTGTTTTACGCGAGCGTGCTTCTCCGGATGAAAAGCGACGCGCTCCTGGAAGACGACGGCGAGGAGCAACCCGTGCCTGAAATGGAGCCGGATCCCTTCGCCGCACAGCCGGGGGAGGGTGCGGGAGCCGATCCCTTCGAGGCGCTTGAAGACGAGATGGACCGCCGACTCGAACGCAAGCGTGCCAGGGGAACGCCCCAGACGCTTGATGAACTCGTCAGGGAGCTGCGAGAGGCCGAACGCGACTCGTGGTGGAAAGAGTCCAGGGAGTACGACACCAGCGATTCCCCGCGGGGGTTCCAGCGGGGCACCCAAGAACTCGACTATCACGCGAACGACGACTTCCGGGCTGACTCGGAGCCGACAGCCGCGGACGTGACCGACCGGACCCACGGCGAGGACATCGAGGAACTCGTCGAGTCGGTCGCGAGCTGCCTGGAGACACATTACGAGGCGGGCCGAGACGAGGTGCTGTTTGCAGAAGTCGATGATGTCGGTGGCTCGCGGGTAGAGACGTACCTCGGCATACTCTTCTTGACGGATCAGGGCCGTGTCACCCTCCAGCAAGACCAGTGGTTCGGCGACCTCTGGCTCAGAGACCCCGATGCGCCCGAGACGCCCGAGCCTGCGGGCAACGGGTGA
- the smc gene encoding chromosome segregation protein SMC produces MHITEVVLDNFKSFGRKTRIPFYEDFTTISGPNGAGKSNIVDAILFALGLARTSGIRAEKLTDLIYNPGHQDGERPDGEREASVSVVLDNSDRTLSRSQVENAAGSENVGDVDEIEIKRRVKETEDNYYSYYYINDRSVNLGDIQDLLSQAGVTPEGYNVVMQGDVTEIINMTAGARREIIDEIAGVAEFDAKKAQAFEELEVVEDRIDEAELRIEEKEDRLEQLKDERETALEYQDLREEKAEYETYEKAAELEDKREDLAEVQESIGELEQQLAKRQRELDERQGRVVRLEDELEELNAEIERKGEDEQLQLKREIEEIKGEIARLEDAIESAEEKREAAETDRREAFVEIDRKQETVDDLGDDVREIKVEKSSVKAEVDDLEVELANVEEEIEAVGAEYAEVREDLEDKKADLEDTKERRNDLQREQDRLLDEARRRSNQQREIEGTIENQRESLPELEAEIDDLADERRKAAENRETIDGVVEDLQAEKQQLQEQIGEIEDDVESARQEYAELEARAEQSGDGSYGRAVTTIRKANLDGVHGPVGELGGVDPQYATACETAAGGRLANVVVDDDGVGQRCIEHLKSRNAGRATFLPLTEMDRRSLPSAPDLPGVVDFAYNLVDFDSQYAGVFSYVLGDTLVVEDMGTARDLMGEFRLVTLEGDLVEKSGAMTGGSSGGSRYSFSGGEGKLQRVAERITDLEDERQNLRAELGDVEERLEDARDRRSEAADQLREIQAEIERREREYEETEERIAELQEELEEIEAEREDVSEQMDEIEAEIEAVEDEIDGIEATIADLESEIEDSELPALTDEAESLREEIDEREDELETLDARLNELQLEKQYAEDAIEDLHDEIEDAQNRKAEQEQRIEDLEGDVAEQQDRLDEKEAAVAELEAELTDLKAEREELREELQEARDERDDQKDRVNTVESDLADERETAERLEWEIDELEAEVGEYDPEEIPDHHVVQTRIGQLEAEMEALEPVNMLAIEEYDEVEADLEDVQDKRGTLVEEAEGIRDRIETFDARKKETFMDAYEAIDEHFREIFERLSNGSGRLHLENEDDPFEGGLTMKAQPGDKPIQRLNAMSGGEKSLTALAFIFAIQRHNPAPFYALDEVDAFLDAANAELVGEMVDEFAGDAQFVVVSHRSALLERSERAIGVTMGADNASAVTGIDLSGDSAEVAADD; encoded by the coding sequence ATGCATATCACAGAGGTCGTCCTGGACAACTTCAAGAGCTTCGGCCGCAAGACACGCATCCCGTTCTACGAGGACTTCACGACCATCAGCGGCCCCAACGGAGCGGGCAAGTCCAACATCGTCGACGCGATCCTTTTCGCGCTTGGGCTTGCCCGCACGTCGGGCATCCGCGCCGAGAAGCTCACAGACCTCATCTACAACCCCGGCCATCAGGATGGCGAGCGACCGGACGGCGAACGCGAGGCCAGCGTCTCGGTCGTGCTGGACAACAGCGATCGTACCCTCTCTCGGTCCCAGGTCGAAAACGCCGCCGGCAGCGAAAACGTCGGCGATGTCGACGAGATCGAGATCAAGCGCCGGGTGAAAGAGACCGAGGACAACTACTACTCCTACTACTACATCAACGATCGGTCGGTCAACCTCGGTGACATCCAGGATCTGCTCTCCCAGGCAGGAGTCACCCCCGAGGGATACAACGTCGTGATGCAGGGCGACGTCACCGAGATCATCAATATGACCGCGGGCGCCCGCCGAGAGATCATCGATGAGATCGCGGGCGTCGCCGAGTTCGACGCCAAGAAGGCCCAGGCCTTCGAGGAACTGGAAGTCGTCGAGGATCGCATCGACGAGGCCGAACTCCGGATCGAGGAAAAGGAGGACCGCCTCGAACAACTCAAAGACGAGCGCGAGACGGCCCTGGAGTACCAGGACCTCCGCGAGGAGAAGGCGGAGTACGAGACCTACGAGAAGGCTGCCGAACTCGAGGACAAACGCGAGGACCTCGCCGAGGTTCAGGAGTCGATCGGTGAACTGGAACAGCAACTCGCAAAACGGCAGCGTGAACTCGACGAGCGCCAGGGTCGGGTCGTCCGTCTGGAGGACGAACTTGAGGAACTCAACGCCGAGATCGAGCGCAAGGGCGAGGACGAGCAACTACAGCTCAAACGCGAGATCGAGGAGATCAAAGGCGAGATCGCCCGGCTGGAAGACGCGATCGAGAGTGCAGAGGAGAAACGGGAAGCCGCCGAAACCGACCGCCGGGAGGCGTTCGTCGAGATCGATCGCAAGCAGGAGACTGTCGACGATCTCGGGGACGACGTCCGCGAGATCAAAGTCGAGAAGTCCTCGGTGAAAGCCGAGGTCGACGACCTCGAGGTCGAGCTGGCGAACGTCGAGGAGGAGATCGAGGCGGTCGGGGCCGAATACGCGGAGGTCCGCGAGGACCTCGAGGACAAAAAGGCCGATCTAGAGGACACAAAAGAGCGCCGCAACGACCTTCAGCGCGAGCAGGACCGCCTGCTCGACGAGGCCCGCAGGCGCTCGAACCAGCAACGCGAGATCGAGGGTACCATCGAAAACCAGCGCGAGTCCCTGCCCGAACTGGAGGCCGAGATCGACGACCTGGCGGACGAACGCCGGAAAGCGGCCGAGAATCGCGAGACGATCGATGGCGTCGTCGAGGATCTCCAGGCTGAGAAACAGCAACTCCAGGAACAGATCGGGGAGATCGAGGACGACGTAGAATCCGCCAGACAGGAGTACGCCGAACTCGAGGCCCGGGCCGAGCAGTCGGGCGATGGCTCCTATGGTCGGGCAGTGACGACCATCCGGAAGGCAAATCTCGATGGCGTCCACGGCCCGGTGGGCGAACTCGGCGGTGTCGATCCGCAGTATGCCACTGCCTGTGAGACAGCCGCGGGCGGTCGGCTGGCGAACGTCGTCGTCGACGACGACGGCGTCGGCCAGCGCTGTATCGAACATCTGAAGTCACGCAACGCCGGCCGGGCGACGTTTCTCCCGCTGACCGAGATGGACCGGCGCTCGTTGCCATCGGCACCAGACCTCCCCGGTGTCGTCGACTTCGCGTACAATCTCGTCGACTTCGATTCGCAGTACGCGGGCGTGTTCAGCTACGTCCTGGGTGATACCCTCGTCGTCGAGGACATGGGGACCGCCAGAGATCTCATGGGCGAGTTCCGGCTGGTGACCCTGGAAGGTGATCTCGTCGAGAAGAGCGGCGCGATGACCGGGGGCTCCTCCGGTGGGTCCCGGTACTCTTTTTCGGGCGGCGAGGGGAAACTCCAGCGCGTCGCCGAGCGGATCACCGACCTCGAAGACGAACGCCAGAACCTCCGTGCGGAACTTGGAGACGTCGAGGAGCGCCTGGAAGACGCCCGAGACCGTCGATCGGAGGCCGCCGATCAGTTGCGGGAGATCCAGGCCGAGATCGAGCGCCGCGAGCGCGAATACGAGGAGACCGAGGAGCGCATCGCGGAGCTACAAGAGGAACTCGAAGAGATCGAGGCCGAACGCGAGGACGTCTCCGAGCAGATGGACGAGATCGAGGCCGAAATCGAGGCCGTCGAAGACGAGATCGACGGGATCGAGGCGACGATCGCCGATCTGGAAAGCGAGATCGAGGATTCGGAACTGCCCGCCTTGACCGACGAGGCCGAGTCGCTGCGCGAGGAGATCGACGAGCGCGAGGACGAACTGGAGACTCTGGATGCCAGATTGAACGAGTTGCAACTCGAGAAGCAGTACGCCGAGGACGCCATCGAGGACCTCCACGACGAGATCGAAGACGCCCAGAACCGGAAGGCCGAGCAGGAACAGCGTATCGAAGATTTGGAGGGCGATGTCGCCGAGCAGCAAGACCGCCTCGACGAGAAGGAGGCCGCTGTCGCGGAACTGGAGGCGGAACTCACGGACTTGAAGGCCGAGCGCGAGGAACTGCGCGAGGAACTCCAAGAGGCCCGGGACGAACGCGACGACCAGAAGGATCGCGTCAACACCGTCGAGAGTGATCTCGCGGACGAACGCGAGACTGCAGAGCGCTTAGAGTGGGAGATCGACGAGCTGGAGGCCGAGGTCGGCGAGTACGACCCCGAAGAGATTCCCGACCACCACGTCGTCCAGACGCGGATCGGGCAGCTCGAAGCGGAGATGGAGGCCTTAGAACCGGTCAACATGCTCGCCATCGAGGAATACGACGAGGTCGAGGCCGATCTCGAGGACGTACAGGACAAACGCGGTACCCTCGTCGAGGAGGCTGAGGGGATCCGCGACCGGATCGAGACTTTCGATGCGCGCAAGAAGGAGACGTTCATGGACGCCTACGAGGCTATCGACGAACACTTCCGGGAGATTTTCGAGCGACTATCGAATGGGAGCGGTCGCCTCCACCTCGAAAACGAGGACGATCCCTTCGAGGGCGGGCTCACGATGAAGGCCCAGCCGGGAGACAAGCCGATCCAGCGGCTGAACGCGATGAGCGGCGGCGAGAAGTCCCTGACGGCGCTGGCGTTCATCTTTGCGATCCAGCGGCACAACCCGGCGCCGTTCTACGCCCTAGACGAGGTTGATGCCTTCCTGGATGCCGCAAACGCCGAACTGGTCGGCGAGATGGTCGACGAGTTCGCCGGCGACGCCCAGTTCGTCGTCGTCTCTCACCGGTCGGCGTTGCTGGAACGCTCAGAACGGGCGATCGGCGTCACGATGGGCGCGGACAACGCCAGTGCCGTCACTGGGATCGACTTGAGTGGAGACAGTGCGGAGGTGGCTGCGGATGACTGA